In Brevibacterium pigmentatum, the sequence CGCTTGTGGGGCCGGAACGTCGACACGATCGGCATCACTGCCGAATTTGGTATTAATACTTTCCCATTTATGAACATATCCGAATGGATTGCGCCTGACAAGGGTGCGTCTCAATGAATGGGCCTCATCGTGACGGCGCGGCACTGGTGGGTGGGTCGCCTCGGTGACGGTATGCGGGGTCGCTGGATTCGATTCGCAAGATTCGCCAGCCTGGCGGGCTTGCGGCAGCCAGGCCGCTCAGCGGACGGTCGGCAGTACCGCCTCGGCGACATCGAGCACCGTGTTCAGGGCTGCGTCCTGCTGATCGAGTCGGTAGGCGAGGTGGAGCTGGGTGGCTTCGTTCGGGAGATCGAGCGGCACGGCGGTGATCCGCGAGTCGTAGCCGGCGGCGACGGAGTCGAACGTGATCGTCACACCCATTCCGGCGGCCACGAGCGCAGAGATCGACTGCGAATCGGGGGCCTCCTGGACCGTGCGCGGGCTGAACCCGGCATCGAGGCATAGGCGCATGGCGGTCTCGCGCAGGTTCGAATTCGGTCGTGCGGGCAGGAGGACAAAGGGTTCGTCGGCGAGTTCCTCGACGCCGATCTTCTTCCGACCCGCCAGGCGGTGAGAGCTCGGCATGGCGACGCATGGACGCTCGATCGCCACGGGGCGGCCGGCGATGAGCGGGGGCCGACGGCGCCAGCGGACCAGCGCGAGGTCGAGGGTGCCGTCCATGATCCGCTCGAGGCCT encodes:
- a CDS encoding LysR family transcriptional regulator — translated: MELQQIRAFVAVAEELHFGRAAERLGMAQPPLSRTIRSLETELGASLFQRTTRSVSLSPAGEALLEPAKHMLATQQAAVESVHRSSSGEVGRVRFGYSHPSSRDLAATLVAASHERNPGITFHLESTVYADEGLERIMDGTLDLALVRWRRRPPLIAGRPVAIERPCVAMPSSHRLAGRKKIGVEELADEPFVLLPARPNSNLRETAMRLCLDAGFSPRTVQEAPDSQSISALVAAGMGVTITFDSVAAGYDSRITAVPLDLPNEATQLHLAYRLDQQDAALNTVLDVAEAVLPTVR